GTACAATTGGAGATCATAATCTCATTGGCATTAAATCAACTGTATTAAATGGCGCAAAAATTGGAAACGGTTGCATAATCGGAGCTCATACTTTGATTACAGAAAATATGGAAATTCCTGATTACAGTATGGTTTTAGGAAGCCCGGGGAAAATAGTGAAAACTTTACCTCCTGAAGTTATTGAAAAAATAAAGCTGGGTGCTGCTGTTTACAGAAATGAAGCTTTAAAATATATAGAGCAATTTAAATAAACGGATGGAAAGAAGAAGAGAAAGAAGACAAAGAAAAGTCCGGATATTGATTATTCGATTTAGCTCAATTGGGGATATTGTGCTCACTACACCGGTAATACGCTGCCTGAAAGAGCAAATCCCAAATGCCGAAATTCATTTTTTGACCAAGAAAAACTTTAAAAATATAATTGAAAACAACCCTTATATAGATCAGACACACTATTTAAGAAAAAGTCTGGCTGATACAATCTTTAAAATTCAAGGTATCAGATTTGATTATATAATTGATTTACATAAAAGCCTGAGAAGTTTTTGGTTTCGTTTTAGTCTAATGGGAACGAGTTACACATTTGATAAACTGAATGTACAAAAATGGATGATGGTGAATTTTAAAAAAAACAATTTACCTGACCTGCATATAGTTGATAGATACATGGAGACTGTCAAACCTCTGGGAGTAAAATATGACGGAAAAGGACTGGATTTTTTCCTGAGTAAAGCAGATCGTATGAATGTAGATGATTTACCTGATAACTTCAAAGATGGATTTGCCAGTATTGTAATTGGAGCAAAACATAATACAAAACAAATACCCAGCTTTATTCTGGAAGACACAATCGCCAATTTAAGCATACCGGTAGTTTTGTTAGGTAGTAAAGTGGATTTCCCGAAAGCGGATAAAATAGTTAAAAAATTTCCGGCAAATCAGGTATTTAATGCCTGTGGTAGATATAATTTAGGTGCATCAGCTTCATTTTTAGAAGCTTCTAAATTTGTTATAACACCTGATACCGGTTTAATGCATATCGCCGCTGCATTTGGAAAAGAT
This sequence is a window from Chitinophagaceae bacterium. Protein-coding genes within it:
- a CDS encoding glycosyltransferase family 9 protein encodes the protein MERRRERRQRKVRILIIRFSSIGDIVLTTPVIRCLKEQIPNAEIHFLTKKNFKNIIENNPYIDQTHYLRKSLADTIFKIQGIRFDYIIDLHKSLRSFWFRFSLMGTSYTFDKLNVQKWMMVNFKKNNLPDLHIVDRYMETVKPLGVKYDGKGLDFFLSKADRMNVDDLPDNFKDGFASIVIGAKHNTKQIPSFILEDTIANLSIPVVLLGSKVDFPKADKIVKKFPANQVFNACGRYNLGASASFLEASKFVITPDTGLMHIAAAFGKDIISLWGNTIPAFGMTPFYADNFESREKNKIIEVTDLDCRPCSKLGFRKCPKKHFKCMRLLDAVDVLEALKNFPEHKVLIKADI